The following proteins are co-located in the Megalobrama amblycephala isolate DHTTF-2021 linkage group LG12, ASM1881202v1, whole genome shotgun sequence genome:
- the mob3a gene encoding MOB kinase activator 3A encodes MSMALKQVFNKDRTFRPKRKFEPGTQRFELHKKAQASLNAGLDLKQAVQLPHGEDLNDWVAVHVVDFFNRINLIYGTINDSCTDQTCPVMSGGPKYEYRWQDEQKYKKPTALPAPKYMSLLMDWIEVQINNEQIFPTNVGTPFPKTFMQVAKKILSRLFRVFVHVYIHHFDCVSQMGAEAHVNTCYKHFYYFVTEFNLIDHKELEPLKEMTSRMCH; translated from the exons ATGTCCATGGCCCTAAAACAAGTCTTCAACAAGGACAGAACATTCCGGCCCAAGCGCAAGTTTGAGCCTGGAACGCAACGCTTTGAGCTGCACAAGAAAGCACAGGCGTCTCTAAATGCCGGTCTGGACCTGAAGCAGGCGGTGCAGCTGCCGCATGGCGAAGACCTCAATGATTGGGTGGCCGTTCACGTGGTGGACTTCTTTAACCGCATCAACCTCATCTACGGCACCATCAATGACTCCTGCACAGACCAGACCTGCCCCGTTATGTCCGGCGGGCCGAAGTACGAGTACCGCTGGCAGGACGAACAGAAGTACAAGAAGCCCACTGCTCTCCCAGCACCCAAATACATGAGCCTGCTAATGGACTGGATTGAAGTCCAGATCAACAATGAACAGATCTTCCCCACTAATGTTG gtaCGCCATTCCCTAAGACCTTCATGCAGGTAGCAAAGAAGATCTTGTCTCGTTTGTTCCGGGTATTTGTCCACGTCTACATCCACCACTTTGACTGCGTGAGCCAGATGGGAGCAGAGGCCCACGTGAACACCTGTTACAAACATTTCTATTACTTTGTTACTGAATTCAACCTCATAGACCACAAAGAGCTGGAACCTCTG AAGGAGATGACATCACGGATGTGCCACTGA
- the mknk2b gene encoding MAP kinase-interacting serine/threonine-protein kinase 2b isoform X2, with protein MVQNKITEVTGFHRSFKGQNPFESEEFSKTGSHLIESAFNFDCSARLDLPSSQPIDIPDAKKRHKKKKRCRATDSFSGRFEDVYKLQDEVLGEGAYARVQTCISQITHKEYAVKIIEKRPGHSRSRVFREVEMLYQCQGHRNILELVEFFEEEDKFYLVFEKLRGGMAHRDLKPENILCEHEHRISPVKICDFDLGSGIKLNSDSSPISTPELLTPCGSAEYMAPEVVEAFNEEATIYDKRCDLWSLGVILYIMLSGYPPFVGRCGSDCGWENGEPCQACQNTLFESIQEGKYEFPEKEWAHISSSAKDLISKLLVRDAKKRLSAAQVLQHPWVQGGALDCPPSSILPQRNSSTKDLTFFAGKAVAMNRQLAEQDDLEEQQLDPPQVITASATSMRLSPPSNSKLAKRRQRNSLLKGAPVSASELRQLLAPLVIVGDCA; from the exons ATGGTGCAGAACAAGATCACCGAAGTTACCGGATTCCATCGCTCTTTTAAG GGCCAAAACCCCTTTGAATCTGAGGAATTTTCCAAAACAGGATCCCATCTCATTGAATCTGCCTTCAATTTTGATTGTTCCGCCCGGCTTG ACCTACCATCCAGCCAGCCCATCGACATCCCAGATGCCAAAAAGAGACACAAGAAGAAAAAGAGATGCCGGGCAACGGACAGCTTCTCAGGGCGATTTGAGG ATGTATATAAACTGCAAGATGAGGTGCTAGGGGAAGGGGCCTATGCCAGGGTCCAGACTTGCATCAGCCAAATCACCCACAAAGAATATGCTGTGAAG ATCATTGAGAAGAGGCCAGGACACAGCAGGAGTCGGGTTTTCAGGGAGGTGGAAATGCTGTACCAGTGTCAGGGCCACAG AAATATTCTGGAGCTAGTGGAGTTTTTTGAGGAGGAGGACAAGTTTTACCTTGTGTTTGAGAAGCTCAGAGGAG GTATGGCCCATAGAGACCTGAAGCCTGAAAACATCTTGTGTGAACACGAGCACAGG ATTTCGCCTGTGAAGATTTGCGATTTCGATCTGGGCAGCGGAATTAAACTCAACAGTGACAGTTCACCCatctccactccagagctcctcACTCCA TGTGGATCTGCCGAATACATGGCACCAGAAGTTGTGGAAGCCTTCAACGAGGAGGCCACAATCTACGATAAACGCTGTGATCTGTGGAGCCTGGGCGTCATCCTCTACATCATGCTGAGTGGTTACCCTCCCTTCGTGGGCCGTTGTGGAAGTGACTGTGGATGGGAGAACGGAGAACCCTGTCAAGCATGCCAG AACACCTTGTTTGAAAGCATTCAGGAGGGCAAGTATGAGTTTCCAGAGAAAGAGTGGGCTCATATTTCCTCCAGCGCCAAAGACCTCATTTCCAAACTGCTTGTGCGGGACGCCAAGAAACGTCTCAGTGCCGCTCAGGTTCTCCAACACCCCTGGGTACAAGGG ggTGCCTTGGACTGTCCCCCCTCCTCAATCCTGCCGCAAAG GAATAGCAGCACTAAGGACCTGACATTCTTTGCGGGCAAGGCTGTTGCTATGAACCGGCAACTGGCCGAGCAAGACGACCTGGAAGAGCAGCAGCTTGACCCTCCTCAGGTCATCACAGCCAGTGCCACGTCCATGCGGCTCTCCCCTCCCTCCAACTCCAAACTGGCCAAGCGCAGACAGAGGAATAGCCTGCTGAAAGGAGCACCAGTGTCTGCCTCTGAGCTCAGGCAGCTCCTGGCACCGCTGGTCATTGTGGGGGACTGTGCTTGA
- the mknk2b gene encoding MAP kinase-interacting serine/threonine-protein kinase 2b isoform X1: MVQNKITEVTGFHRSFKGQNPFESEEFSKTGSHLIESAFNFDCSARLDLPSSQPIDIPDAKKRHKKKKRCRATDSFSGRFEDVYKLQDEVLGEGAYARVQTCISQITHKEYAVKIIEKRPGHSRSRVFREVEMLYQCQGHRNILELVEFFEEEDKFYLVFEKLRGGSVLAHIHKRRYFSEQEASIVVQDIASALDFLHNKGMAHRDLKPENILCEHEHRISPVKICDFDLGSGIKLNSDSSPISTPELLTPCGSAEYMAPEVVEAFNEEATIYDKRCDLWSLGVILYIMLSGYPPFVGRCGSDCGWENGEPCQACQNTLFESIQEGKYEFPEKEWAHISSSAKDLISKLLVRDAKKRLSAAQVLQHPWVQGGALDCPPSSILPQRNSSTKDLTFFAGKAVAMNRQLAEQDDLEEQQLDPPQVITASATSMRLSPPSNSKLAKRRQRNSLLKGAPVSASELRQLLAPLVIVGDCA; the protein is encoded by the exons ATGGTGCAGAACAAGATCACCGAAGTTACCGGATTCCATCGCTCTTTTAAG GGCCAAAACCCCTTTGAATCTGAGGAATTTTCCAAAACAGGATCCCATCTCATTGAATCTGCCTTCAATTTTGATTGTTCCGCCCGGCTTG ACCTACCATCCAGCCAGCCCATCGACATCCCAGATGCCAAAAAGAGACACAAGAAGAAAAAGAGATGCCGGGCAACGGACAGCTTCTCAGGGCGATTTGAGG ATGTATATAAACTGCAAGATGAGGTGCTAGGGGAAGGGGCCTATGCCAGGGTCCAGACTTGCATCAGCCAAATCACCCACAAAGAATATGCTGTGAAG ATCATTGAGAAGAGGCCAGGACACAGCAGGAGTCGGGTTTTCAGGGAGGTGGAAATGCTGTACCAGTGTCAGGGCCACAG AAATATTCTGGAGCTAGTGGAGTTTTTTGAGGAGGAGGACAAGTTTTACCTTGTGTTTGAGAAGCTCAGAGGAG GCTCCGTCTTGGCCCACATTCACAAGAGGAGATACTTTAGCGAGCAGGAAGCCAGCATTGTGGTGCAGGACATTGCGAGTGCGCTGGACTTCCTTCACAATAAAG GTATGGCCCATAGAGACCTGAAGCCTGAAAACATCTTGTGTGAACACGAGCACAGG ATTTCGCCTGTGAAGATTTGCGATTTCGATCTGGGCAGCGGAATTAAACTCAACAGTGACAGTTCACCCatctccactccagagctcctcACTCCA TGTGGATCTGCCGAATACATGGCACCAGAAGTTGTGGAAGCCTTCAACGAGGAGGCCACAATCTACGATAAACGCTGTGATCTGTGGAGCCTGGGCGTCATCCTCTACATCATGCTGAGTGGTTACCCTCCCTTCGTGGGCCGTTGTGGAAGTGACTGTGGATGGGAGAACGGAGAACCCTGTCAAGCATGCCAG AACACCTTGTTTGAAAGCATTCAGGAGGGCAAGTATGAGTTTCCAGAGAAAGAGTGGGCTCATATTTCCTCCAGCGCCAAAGACCTCATTTCCAAACTGCTTGTGCGGGACGCCAAGAAACGTCTCAGTGCCGCTCAGGTTCTCCAACACCCCTGGGTACAAGGG ggTGCCTTGGACTGTCCCCCCTCCTCAATCCTGCCGCAAAG GAATAGCAGCACTAAGGACCTGACATTCTTTGCGGGCAAGGCTGTTGCTATGAACCGGCAACTGGCCGAGCAAGACGACCTGGAAGAGCAGCAGCTTGACCCTCCTCAGGTCATCACAGCCAGTGCCACGTCCATGCGGCTCTCCCCTCCCTCCAACTCCAAACTGGCCAAGCGCAGACAGAGGAATAGCCTGCTGAAAGGAGCACCAGTGTCTGCCTCTGAGCTCAGGCAGCTCCTGGCACCGCTGGTCATTGTGGGGGACTGTGCTTGA
- the rexo1 gene encoding RNA exonuclease 1 homolog, producing the protein MLRSTGFFRGIDCPFYCENNNGKAGADGCSRPYCHFRHSKQRRAASGIYDIKKTKAHSASPNDQGYDPFSPEVVRPEKHYNGEPPSAGQGVDLGTMELELVNRAIEAVRSEMEREKKKLSRIGDQEYEPTTSSVKRPKPSASSHQGYDPGSYQMGQASEYTPSPRSSKYTLDSENSSSNASAMEYVPTAVSKKSIKKVLPPPPSRVKCKYTLDNSKPTTDMEYDPLSNYSAKPTLKEQRTLCSEGEGRKRFYPEKQGKDEEYVPTVKKPRSSPPKADVPKYTLSFSESDEESSGTEYRPTSLSRLQRKGINIGLKQERESGLMGQQKKQVSKIDDSFSHSESDDVESQDVDRTNKKIDKKISVSQLKNIKSNKPKKEEKDSNKKSSKERLESSSVNKTSKNSSKKDKNQSKTVDGSSKSKEKVRKDGTESKSNDEKNKKIVKIKSEHSQREKERGSGNIKKPKTDKPIKNDKVPSKFKDQKNGKLESSAKEKDKKKSSHGSGSTNSSSTKDKSKKGSSIRDHKQARETKQRNLSHVDLFGAESAEEDDEEDERIVRKSASAFKRGSLINNKRKTSEDASSSEDDSEVDNDDGGDGDEAVDYSCLQDEMEYDSDPMEECLRIFNESKEVKMEDKGRQAKQPSREQEEEEDEETESTLTTLFPGQKKRVSHFKAQGKSEASLNTVPMTQRRMTAQEICYQRMQKAQQQAAQLAAAVKTASASTNPILGVPGEKRRVAHRPTASLPSSKPGLANASSQVLSPTRVAVNQLSVKAQTSAGILSKTTSTAMQKRVAHTPTLKSSAMKRPVIPAEFGAKVPTNVRQRYLNIFIDECLKLSSSEQEAFQMALEEEKVVYDRSSSKNIYLNVAVNTLKKLRSKSTPTSPALKTPAVSVNRKAQSHEGVLGGRLAATTSYTINRSGKQQDVDLKGAILYKKLKKYAMTEEQLQEHGYPRPHPEMSGHAVVHNLPEKKSNDPFSKICSRCGAEYKINANGSCVRKEECSHHWGRLRRNRVPGGWETLYSCCSGAVGSPGCEVCKQHVQDGRKESLDGFVKTFSKPLPVDGNAGVYALDCEMCYTKQGLELTRVTVINSDLKVVYDTFVKPGSKVVDYNTRFSGVTQDDLENTTITLRDVQAVLLSMFSAESILIGHSLESDLFALKLIHSVVVDTAIVFPHRLGLPYKRALRNLMADYLKRIIQDSVGGHDSSEDARACMELMIWKIKEDAKVKR; encoded by the exons ATGTTGAGATCTACGGGGTTCTTTCGTGGGATTGACTGCCCGTTTTATTGTGAGAATAACAATGGGAAAGCCGGTGCAGATGGGTGCAGCAGACCCTACTGTCACTTCAGACACAGCAAACAAAGACGAGCCGCCTCTGGGATATACGACATCAAAAAGACTAAAGCGCATTCCGCGAGTCCAAACG ATCAAGGATATGATCCATTCAGTCCAGAGGTTGTGAGACCGGAAAAGCATTATAATGGGGAGCCACCATCGGCGGGTCAGGGTGTGGACCTGGGCACCATGGAGTTGGAGCTGGTCAATCGGGCCATTGAGGCTGTTCGCAGTGAGATGGAAAGGGAAAAGAAGAAGCTTTCTCGGATTGGAGATCAGGAATATGAGCCCACCACGAGCTCTGTTAAGAGACCAAAGCCCTCTGCATCATCCCATCAGGGATATGATCCTGGGAGCTATCAGATGGGCCAAGCAAGTGAATACACCCCGTCCCCCCGCTCCAGCAAATACACTTTGGACTCAGAGAACAGCAGTAGCAACGCCAGCGCAATGGAGTATGTGCCCACCGCTGTCtccaaaaaaagcattaaaaaggTGTTACCTCCCCCACCGTCCCGTGTCAAGTGTAAATACACTCTGGATAATTCCAAACCAACAACGGACATGGAGTATGACCCGCTGTCGAACTATTCGGCTAAGCCGACTCTTAAAGAACAGAGAACTTTGTGTTCAGAGGGAGAAGGGAGAAAGAGATTTTACCCTGAAAAACAAGGGAAAGATGAGGAATATGTTCCAACGGTGAAAAAACCAAGGTCGTCGCCACCTAAGGCAGATGTGCCGAAGTACACTCTAAGTTTCTCTGAATCTGACGAGGAAAGTTCCGGAACAGAATATCGGCCAACGTCCCTAAGCCGCCTGCAGCGCAAGGGGATCAACATCGGCTTGAAACAGGAACGAGAGTCGGGTTTGATGGGACAACAAAAAAAGCAGGTGTCTAAAATAGACGATAGCTTCTCACATAGCGAATCTGATGATGTGGAGTCCCAGGATGTGGACAGGACAAACAAAAAGATAGATAAAAAGATATCTGTGAGTCAgttgaaaaatattaaatctaATAAGCCAAAAAAAGAGGAGAAGGACTCCAATAAGAAGAGTTCAAAAGAAAGGCTGGAAAGTTCAAGCGTCAACAAGACGTCAAAAAATTCaagtaaaaaagacaaaaaccaAAGTAAGACTGTGGATGGAAGCAGTAAGTCCAAGGAAAAGGTGCGGAAAGACGGAACTGAGTCAAAGAGTAATGATGAAAAGAACAAGAAGATAGTTAAGATAAAGAGTGAACACAGCCAAAGGGAAAAAGAGAGAGGAAGTGGCAACATCAAGAAACCCAAAACAGACAAACCTATAAAAAACGATAAGGTGCCATCCAAATTCAAAGACCAAAAGAATGGAAAACTTGAGAGCAGTGCAAAGGAGAAGGACAAAAAGAAAAGCAGCCATGGGAGCGGCAGTACCAACAGCAGTAGCACTAaagataaaagtaaaaaaggcAGCTCGATCCGTGATCACAAACAGGCAAGAGAGACCAAACAGAGGAATCTGAGCCACGTGGATTTGTTCGGTGCTGAGAGTGCagaagaggatgatgaggaAGACGAGAGGATAGTGAGGAAGtctgcttctgcttttaaacggGGAAGCCTCATTAATAATAAGAGGAAAACCTCCGAAGATGCGTCATCGTCAGAGGATGATTCTGAAGTGGATAATGATGATGGTGGTGATGGTGATGAAGCAGTGGACTACTCCTGTCTGCAGGATGAGATGGAGTATGACTCGGACCCTATGGAGGAGTGtctgcgcatatttaatgaatCCAAAGAGGTCAAGATGGAAGACAAAGGGAGACAAGCTAAGCAG ccTTCAAGGGaacaggaggaggaggaggatgaagaAACGGAAAGCACTTTAACTACTCTCTTTCCTGGTCAGAAGAAGAGGGTGTCACATTTTAAAGCTCAAGGAAAG TCAGAGGCGTCGCTGAACACTGTGCCGATGACACAGCGGAGGATGACGGCGCAGGAGATCTGTTACCAGCGCATGCAGAAGGCCCAGCAGCAGGCAGCACAGCTGGCTGCCGCAGTAAAGACTGCGTCTGCATCGACCAACCCAATACTGGGGGTCCCTGGAGAAAAACGACGGGTGGCACACCGGCCAACTGCCTCCCTGCCCTCCTCAAAGCCTG gaCTAGCTAATGCCAGCAGTCAGGTGTTGTCACCCACCAGGGTGGCGGTAAATCAGCTTTCAGTCAAAGCTCAAACGTCGGCAGGCATCCTGTCAAAGACCACATCCACTGCAATGCAGAAGAGAGTGGCTCATACCCCTACTCTGAAG AGCTCTGCCATGAAGCGTCCTGTCATTCCTGCTGAATTTGGGGCCAAGGTGCCCACAAATGTCCGTCAGCGTTACCTTAACATATTCATTGATGAGTGCCTGAAGCTCTCTTCCTCTGAACAGGAAGCCTTTCAGATG GCTCTGGAGGAAGAGAAGGTGGTGTATGACAGGAGCAGCAGTAAGAACATCTATCTGAATGTAGCTGTGAACACGCTGAAGAAGCTCCGCAGCAAGAGCACACCTACGTCCCCTGCCCTCA AGACCCCGGCTGTATCTGTGAATAGAAAGGCTCAATCCCATGAAGGAGTACTTGGTGGACGGCTTGCTGCCACAACCAGCTACACAATCAACCGCTCCGGCAAACAGCAGGATGTGGATCTTAAAG GTGCCATTCTCtataaaaaactgaaaaagtaTGCAATGACTGAAGAACAGCTGCAAGAGCATGGCTACCCCAGACCTCACCCTGAGATGTCGGGTCACGCTGTCGTCCATAACCTTCCAGAAAAGAAAAGCAATGACc CTTTTTCCAAAATCTGTAGTCGATGTGGTGCCGAGTACAAGATAAACGCTAATGGCAGCTGTGTGCGTAAGGAGGAGTGCAGTCACCACTGGGGAAGATTACGCAGAAACAGAG TTCCAGGAGGTTGGGAGACCCTTTACAGCTGCTGCTCTGGTGCGGTTGGTTCTCCTGGATGTGAAGTGTGTAAA CAACATGTACAAGATGGCCGCAAAGAGTCCTTGGATGGTTTTGTGAAGACTTTTAGCAAACCGTTGCCAGTAGATGGAAATGCAGGTGTCTACGCCTTGGACTGTGAGATG TGCTACACAAAGCAAGGTTTGGAGCTGACCAGAGTGACCGTCATTAACTCTGACCTCAAAGTTGTGTATGACACATTTGTCAAGCCAGGGAGCAAAGTGGTGGATTACAACACACG GTTTTCAGGTGTGACACAGGATGATCTGGAGAACACCACCATCACCCTGAGAGATGTGCAGGCGGTGCTGCTGAGCATGTTCAGTGCCGAGTCCATTCTAATTGGACACAGTCTTGAGAGTGACCTGTTTGCGCTTAAG CTTATTCACAGTGTAGTCGTGGACACCGCTATTGTGTTTCCTCACCGCCTGGGTCTGCCTTACAAACGTGCCCTGCGCAACCTTATGGCCGACTACCTCAAACGCATCATACAGGACAGTG TGGGGGGGCATGACTCCAGTGAGGATGCCCGGGCCTGCATGGAACTCATGATCTGGAAGATCAAAGAGGATGCCAAGGTGAAGAGATGA